From Neomonachus schauinslandi chromosome 4, ASM220157v2, whole genome shotgun sequence:
CTTAGCCTGCGGAGGTGGTGGGGATCCCTCGCGCAGAAGCCGGCGACTCGGCGGAACTAACGGCAGCGAAGGACGAGGAGGCTACTGCCATGGCCCCGCAGTCGGGACCGTTCCCCCCGTCCGTTTGGCGGGGCCAGGAGGATGATCCCAACGGCGAGCCAGAAAAGGCAGCTGAACCTCCGCTGAGCTCCGCGGCCGCGAGCGACTGAAACGCCTGCCCAGCCAGGCAGGGGGACTTGGGCGGGGCTTAAGGTGAGCACGCCCCTCTCCTCAAGCCTCCGAGCAGCCAATCAATCGTCAATCTTTGATAAACGAGCTAGTGGAATTACCCAATTAGCATTAGGAATGCCACGTGGTATGAGGGTGGCCTCAATAGGCGTCCGGGAAAGCCAATCAACAGCCCTAGGCGCCAACTCTGGAAGACTGTAAGACGAAGAGAACCAataggaaggaagaggaggttaAAAACAGAAGGGGCAGTGTGTTGGGAAGGCGGAACCAAGGAGGAGGGAATACACCTGGGGGAAACCCAAGTCCCAAGCCTCcaccgcgggggggggggggcgggacaGTAAACACGAGAGAGAACAATCATTGGTAATtaataaaaccaacagaaaatgGATTCCACTGACGCGGCTTTTCGGTTGGTAAAGGGTATAGCTAAGTAAGGACTACCTGAATAAAGAAAACCGATATGAACGCAGAATCCTGCAGGACCTCAGTATAGTGGAAAAACTGATATATAAACTATTATTAGCTACTTGAGATAGTAAGAGCAATGGGTAGGGTTAAAATGCTGAGGCAGCTATTCATCTAGACTGAGATTTGATTTGGTGAAGGCTTCTTGGAGGTGATAACACTTGGGCTGGcttgaaaactgaaatttttgGAAAAAGCTGCATACGGAATAAGAATTCTGTTCAACATGCACATATTTCCTTCCTCGTGCTTTCCATATACCTGGACTTCAGGTGCTCATAATCTCACGCCTGAGCAGATTGGAACAGGGCTAGAGCTTCCAGGGCGAGAGCAGGCAAAGAAACACTGGAGTATGGGCCTTCCTGCACCAGTACTCCCTTGGATAAGAGACCTCTTTTCAGACATCTTTAGACGTGCCTCCTACTGTAAGGGTCTTGACAGATGAGTGGGATTTGAATAGGAGTATAGGTGGTGTGCATTCCTGCGGCAATAAAGTTTAAGaaatgtatgatttcattcatatgtggaatctaaaaaacaacgaatgaataaacaaaaagcataacCAGACCTGTAGCCTGGTTATGGAGGCTacatatggagaacaaactgatggttgctggagagGACAGGGACacaatgggtgaaggggagtgacaGGCTTTCagtcatggaatgaataaatcatgagaataaaaggcacagcataaggaatgtaGTCGATGATATTATATTAGCATTGTgtggtaacagatggtagctacacttgtggtgagcatatcataatgtataaacttgtccaatcactatgttgtacacctgaaagtaatgtattattgtgtgtcaactacacttaaattaaaaaaaattttattggtatttaactaacaaaacaaacaaacaaaaaaaatttttaaagatatgtgaTAGGAGACAACAATAGAGGTTAAATGTGGGCTTAAATGCCTAATTTGTCCTTTCTATTTTATGCTGTGAGAACTGTCAAAGGTTCTTGAGCAGAATAGCCTTAACAGGATACTGTTTTAGTTAGATTAATTGGTAGCTCACAGTAtctccaaaaggagaaaaaaaatcaccccagCCCAGTACCATTGGCCCAAAGCCTTTTCTGTATCATTCTTATGGCAATACATAATGTGCTGCCACCTGGTGACAGTTCAAATACCATTGTTCCACACTGCTATTGAATTTTTCTGTTGTTAGAGCCCTGGCACTCTTGCAAACCTGTCTCCCACAAAGCCTGATGCAAAGTAGTTGATAAATAAGTACAGCACTTGTACCAAGTAGAATTGAATAATGCCATCATACCAGATGTATTATTTGCCCAAAGAAAGATGTAAAAGACAAGGATTACTTGTACCTTGAGTAGGAAGATGAGCCTTGATGGCAAgtatttaattctttgaacaAGTTCTGTTTGACCCAAGCCTGATCTCTACCATTCCACTCTCAgcaatctcttttctcttttaagatttatgtatttatttgaaagagagggagagattgagggGGGAGGTatagagagtgggagagaatctcaaagcagactccccacttaatcccatgaccctgagatcatgagaaagagttggacgcttgactgactgaaccatccaggtgcccctcagcaatCTCCTTAATACTGAGGGGAAAGAACCAAGGAATGCCTTACAGCTATTCAGGTGTCAAAGGTCCACTCTTCATGACCTGTCTGCTACTTAGGCCAAGGCCTTGAATATACCCCATAACAGGAAGTAGTTCCTACCTACTCATTTCACCCttttattatgcttttatttcAGATAATTGTCTCCTCTTCCCAGCTAGATGGAGCTAAGAGCTGGGACCCTTATGAGCCCACTGTACATCTTAGCTGAGGGCAAATACATACCAGGGCTGGTATGTactatgctcaataaatatccacTATCCTTTGTCTATATTTAGCAGTGGAAGAGACCTCATGAGATCTTAGTGGGATGCTGCTGCTTCTAAGGAAATCTTGGACTGCATTGTCTAGAATACATAATCTAGGTAAGGTGAAAGTAAAGCTGCCCTTAGTCTACATAGAAAGATATACTTCCAACCAAGTGCGGGAAGGATTAGAACCAATAGCCACAAGgcctattttttaatataataggaAATATCAGAGTACATCACTTCTAGTGATTCAATGAGTATTAAATCAtgaaatctgggggcgcctgggtggctcagatggttaagcgtctgccttccgctcaggtcatgatcctggggtcccaggatcgagttctgcacaggctccctgctcagcgggtggtctgcttctccttttccctctgtgctcacgcgctctcgctctctctctctcaaataaataaataaaatcttttaaaaaaataaatcatgaaatctgttttatttagtaaatatatacatgtatatatcatttaacaaatatatacatgtatatttaccACAATgtaaactgtatttcttttttttttttttttttttttttttaaagattttattcattcatatgacagagagagacagcgagaacaggaacacaagcagggggagtgggagagggagaagcaggcttcccgccgagcagggagcccgacgtgggactcgatcccaggaccccgggatcatgacctgagccgaaggcagacacctaacgactgagccacccaggcgccccaactgtaTTTCTTACCAGAGGTCTcaatcaaaaaattttaaaagccactgGATtagaggcagaaactgaaagaaaagagattagGAAACTACTACAAAAATGCAAGCTGGGTTGGGCTGCTGAGGATGAAGCAGTGTGGCGGGACTGGAGTAAGCCTTAAGAGGCAGAAGCTGACGATGAGGAAAGGAAGCCTTCTACTACTCAGGTCCAAGGCCTACCTGAATGCCTCGCTCTCCTCTGCATCCCCATAGCAACACTGCCCCAGAGCACTGTCCTACCTCATTCTACCCACCAGAACGGGAGCTCCCATCTTCTTCCAAGTTCCACTAAGCACAGGGCTTGCACTCAGAAGGTACagctataaatatctatgaacttggatttcagagagagagagatggcaggaAGCAGTCAAgtaacaggagaaagaaaaggtacAGTTAAGTCTATCCCATGTAGGTGCTGATTCACAGAAGATATCAGGGAGGGTTAAAACATTTTATTGCAGTTGGTGGACAGGGATGGGCAGGCAGTGACAAGCCTCAGTAGGGAGGGCAGATACCAACTAGATCAAGAAGTGGGGCAGGGGGCCCAGAAACAAGGCCTTGGAGGGGAAGGTGAGCAAAACTACTCTTTCAAGTCCTTACAGGTCACTCAGGAACATTGTGAGGCCCTTAAAGAAGAGGTTCTCCTGCTCAAGGCTCTGGGCCTAGAGCTGTAAGCTGCTGGGCTCCAGTTTAGAAAGTGTGCTCCTCTGGAGAtctaagaggagagaaaaggaagagaaaacaaaccaTCAGCAAGCACTATGATACACATAGAACTAAGCCCTGGGCCTGTCTGATGGGGAGGAACAGACAGGCCTAACTTGGGACAAGTAATAACAGAGGATGATGGACTCACCAAAAAAGAGGCAGAGATTCCATCTACCCAGTGCCAAACAATTAGGCAGCAGACACCCACACACCATTCAGATTCAGCCTCACCCAGTCCTGGGATCCCTGCCCTTACCCCCACCTAGCTTCCTTAAAAGTTCCCAGCCACTCTTACTGTCCAGAAGACTGACTTCAGAGCTAGATGAAGAAAGAGATGTGGCAAAGGTGGCAGCCACAGGCAGCTTAGATTGGAGGATGTGAACGGAGGTCCTGGAAAGGGGAACAGAATCAGAGGCAGAAATGGTGATtgtggaggcgcctgggtggctcagtcattaagcgtttgccttcagctcgggtcatgatcccagggtcctgggatcaagacccgcatcgggctccctgctcagtgggaagcctgcttctctgtctcccactccccctgcttgtgttccctctctcactgtgtctctctctgtcaagtaaataaataaataaaatcttttaaaaaaaaaaatggtgattgtGGGACAAGGGGACCCTCCCAGCACAGAACTGTCCTCCATCCTGAGGCCAGGACTCCAGTCTCCTCCCTCTTCATCCTCTGAACATACCTCAGTGACCCTGTATCAAGTAAAGAATGCCCAGTACTATTTTATAGGATGTAATCCAGATATTCATACCACCCTACCAACCCATGCCAAATCTAGGatagttgaggggcacctgaatggctcagttggttgagcgtccgactcttttttttttttttaagattttatttatttatttgacagggagagaaagacacagagagagaggaaacacaagcagggggagtgggagagggagaagcaggcttcccgcggagcagagagcctgatgtggggctcgatcccaggaccctgcgaccatgacctgagccaaaggcagacgcttaacgactgagccacccaggcgcccgagcgtccgactcttgatttcagcccgggtcatgatctcagggttgtagggtcaagacccacactgggctctgcactcagcgcggaGTTCTCTCTCTCagcgcttgagattctctctctccctctccctttgctcctccccctgctcaagctcactctctctctctctcaaataaataaataaaatctttttaaaaaaatctaggatagggcacctgggtgactcgtcgttaagcgcctgccttcggctcaggtcatgatcccagggtcgtgggatcgagccccaagtcggcctccctgctctgcgggaagcctgcttctccctctcccactccccctgcttgtgttccctctctcactgtgtctctctctgtcaaataaataaaatctttaaaaaaaaaaaaatctaggataGCTGAACTTTGGTCCCCAATGCCTGGCCTCTGAGACAAATCCCTTCCACTGCCATAAGCACCTGCAACCCCTGACCTATGGAGGTTGTGTTTATGCCGGGCATCCTGTGCCTCTGTCCTGGCAGCCTCCAGGGTGTGACCCTTGCCCTCCTGCCACTTTGCAACTGCTCCAACATCTGCCAGACCACAGACCCAGGTAGGACCAAACCTCTCCCTCTGCAGGAGgaatccccctccccaccattggCGTATTCAGCACACATGGAACTCTCATGTGGGCAATGACATTTTCTCAACCTGGAGAAGAGAGCTTGGGAAGAAGAGCTTGGGAGGGAGGTAGAGTCACCACAGGCAAGAGAGGAATAGATAGGGGTAGAAAAGAATATCCTGGCCTACCTGCAGaacagaaaagacagagaagaaaggaaggggccTCCACAGGGAGATATGAAGAGATAGGTCTGATCCTAGTCCTACCTTCCAGCTGTGGGCCTAAGCTTGCTGCCCCTCAGCCATCTGCTTCAGCAGCAGCTCCTGGTGCTGGCCTTCAGATGAGAGAAAAATGTAAGGAAGCTATTCTccaacttctttcctttcccctccctgccttgtGCCTAGCCTGGTGCTGACAACTGAGACAGAGTATTCTGGTGTAGCTATTGGGAAGCTTCCAAGCTGACTGGGGAGACTGGACTCACACCATGGAGGTAAGACAAAACACTTGGCCAGACTTCTGAGCAGCTCAAGCAATCAGAGCTATGGCCACTTACTGGGATAGCAAAAAGACTCTCCAGAAAAGAGAACAGGTGAATTTGTACCCACCCCCATCTTTTACTCACTCAGCTGGTCCCACAGCAGCTTCAGCTCCTCCCAAAGAAGCTCTGATTCCTCCCACAGGAGTTGCCGCCTACACAGATGACAGCCATGTTAACCTAAAGCCCATCAACAAGCCCAGAGGACACTACCAGGAGTTAGAGGCCTGAAGAAGGAGAGAACTTGCCCATCACATACTCATTCTGCAGCTCTTGGTGAAGGCCACTAGAAGCACTGCACTTTCGTGGTCCTGTTTGTATTTGGGCTTGGGCCTGTTCCTGCACCTGGCTTTGAAGGCCCTGCAGTTCccttctcagctcctccaggcgTTGCTCCAGGAGGAGGGCCCTCTGCTCTGGGCCTCCCTGCAGCAACCTTAGTGATGCTGTAGTGGGACAAGTTGAGCGTCAGCCCTCCTGAGAGCTTTACACATGAGCCTAGACACTCCCCTTGCAAATCAAGACATAAGTAAGTGCACAGGAGGTGTGTAACAAAATCGTGTGCGTACATAATGAGCTATGCATATGAAAAAAAGAACTGGCCAGATACCTTCCAGGGCACAGATCTGGTATTTCTGCTGCTCTCGCTCTTCCAGCAGCCCCTGTACGGCCTGTCTTAGTGCCTCAGTCACCTACCCAGGCAAGAAAAACCACATGAGCTACTGTGTAAAGGGCTTCCCCAACCCCTGATATCCTCATCTCACACAAACACCACACATAAAACCTAGGGGTGCACGCTTTACCTGAGCCTGGGATTGAAGCTGGGATCGGAGAATAGTAACTTCATCCCAGAGAGAAGCTGCTCTTTGGGTCTCAGCCCAACTCAGCCTCTCTGGAACAAAGGGAGTCTCTAGAGCCCAAGGTTGTGGAGCTTGGACACCAGACTATGGAGGCAAGTGATGAAGGGAAATCCAGGTCCCAGCCAGGTCTCCTGTGGAGGGAATAAGTAAGGGACAATTGTGAGGGCTATCTTTGGGGGAAAACACAGATGTTtgttcaggaaagaaaacagttggAATTTGGAAGGAATAGTGGATGGTACAAGCACTGGAAAAAGGCAGATCCTGGAAAGAGAAAAGGCTGGAGGGTAGAAAAGGGACAACACTTACCTGCTGTGGAGACTCCAAGAGGATACAGTCGCTGCTACAAAAGAAACAAGTGCACAGGCCAATAAGCTCTGAGTGTCCCTAAACCCAAAACTCCAAATGGGGGCCCTTAGGCGCCCCCTCACCTTAATCCTGGCCACATTTCCATCAGTAGCATTGAGAAGTGCGTCGAGGTGCTCAAACCAGCTCAGGCTCCTACTCATAACCTTCTGCGAGGCTGCCTCCTGGCGTCTTGTGCCCTTGCTCTCCCAGCCCGGAATACCCGAGGTACAGCCCAATAAAGCCACACGTCAGACAGAGAGTGGGAATCGGGGATGTAATCCTAAAGGTAGGGATGCAGTATCAAGCCGAAACTGGGACTAGTCAGGGGAACAGCGCTTGGGGTAAGTAGGGGAAAAGCGAGATACTCTGGTATGCAGATACTAGGTGGGAGTTGAGAGTGCCAAATCTTGTTCGAGACCTCTCCGGATCCAAGACACAGGCGTCATCTCGCCGAACCTGTGCCAGCGAGTACAGCCGCCACCCGGTTCAAACCCTCTTTATAGACCGGGAAAGTCCGACTTCGGACTTGCAGCCGCAGCGCCACTTGGTCAACTGAGTTCGTCTCTCCCGGAGACAACCGGCGATGGAGGCTACCGAACTACGTTTCTCTGGAAGCGACACGAACATTCAAACCCCCACCGTGAAGCTTGCCGGGAAACTGAGGCTTTCGAATTCTGTAGTTGTTGTCTTCAAGGACCAAGTGAACTACATATCCCAGGATGCATGGCACCGAGTCACCGCTATTCCACCGCTGGTCCCAGTAGTTCTTGGGAAATGGAGTCCGAGCTACCTTGAAACTTAAAGGACCAGGTTATCCTTGAGACTCCATTCCCCAGCAAGCTCTGCGCGTAGCGTGCGCTATGGAGCCTCAAGTCGCAGAACTGAAGCGGACTATCGAGGACACGTTGTGTCCTTTTGGCTTCGAGGTTTACCCGTTTCAGGTTGGTTTATCCCTCCTGCGGTGCGGGGCGAGGTGTATGATTGGCCTGGGTGCTACTGGCGTGAAGCCCCAGTCTTCTGGTCCTTCCCGAGCTCCTCTGGCCCCATGTCCCTCTGACCTATCGGGACAGGGTGTCAACGGCGACTTTGTTAAAAAAGTAGAGAAACGGTCGTACGTTTGTCCTTTTACCCCCATATAATGCCATATTGATGAATGGGAGAAACATAATCCAGTAATCTTGTGGCTCTGCCACCTCCATAATTCAGAGGAAGAAAGTGACCTCTGGAGCCAGTCACTTTAGAAGCTTCCTAAAGGAATTAGGATAGGGCAAGGCCTGGAAGGTTTGCGTAGCTAATATTTAGGCCATCTGAGAAGGGAAGGGCATTCCTGTTGTTGAACAAGCGAACAATTGTCTGGTTTGTTCCATCTATCAACAGAAGGATAATTCATGATATTGCCAATCACCAGCGCTGGGCTGGATACAGAAACTGTGCACTTGCCTGACACAGAAGTCTGGCACCACCACCTACCCTTGTTTACATAGATCCATTTCCCCCTTATCCAGTACCCCCTGTACTGAGCTGTATGCTTGGACAAAGCTAAATCAACTCAGCTTGAGCCCTTTGCCTGATGCTTAAGAGACAGCCCACTTCCACCCTTTCCACTGAGTGGCCCACAGCCGTGCTGGAAAAGAATATAGAGGAAGAGAGGTAGGTTGGTTCTAGCTTAAGGACTAACCAGAAAAAACGGAGTTGAGCTTCatgtgaaaagaaggaaagaggattATGTACATCCCAAACATCAGGAACAGCTTGAGTAAAAGTGTGGAGGTAGTGATGGATGGCAGGTatggagagagtgagaatgaCTGGTGGGTCAGGTAGACCTGGGTGGGTAATGGCAGTTATTGTACTGAACAGAGCCAGTCATCCTGGGCTCCTACTTCtcatcccttccctcccccatatCCAGTCAGACACCAAGCCCTTTAGGAATCTGTTACCTGAATCTCCCAAATCCATTCCCTTCCTTTTAGCCCCTCTATGCTCTGGTCCAGGCCAGTATTCGTCACTTGGATTACTGCAGTAACCTGCTTGCTATCATTGTGTATGCAATCCATCCTCCACACTGCAGCCAGATCtttctaaaactgatgatgtCGGTTTACTCCTTAAATCTTTGATGGCTAGCACCTTGTCACCAAATTAAACCCATATTCCTTAAATTGGTATTCTAGGCCAGCCATAATCTCAAACCTACTGATCTCcacccctctccagctcccctttACAAACCGTTCACTTCTATCGAACTGGACAATTTGCTATTTTCCAAATATGACCTTTTTGCATGTCTTTGTTATTGCTGTGACCTCTTTTTATAATGCATAATGGAATCTCCCTCCTCACATCGTCTGTCAGATTCCTTCCTAGCCTTCAAAACAGCTTCCAAGAAGCCTTTTCTAATTTCACAGGACCCTCATTTGGCCCTGTCATTGCACTAATCACAGTATAATTTCTTTTGGTTCTTAGTTCATGAATCCTCTGCTTCTCTATTCCAAATTCCCTGTCAAATTCCCCCATGGAGAAGTCCCCCGTAAGTATACATCATGCAGCATCTGTATAAATccactgactgaatgaatgagatGGAGACTGAGGCAAGATGTATGAGGCCTTGAATGCTAGGATAAGGTATGAGCCTAGCAAAGGTCTAAATTGGCCCTCCTGTGTGGCCTGAATTTTCTCTCTGTTCCAGGTGGCATGGTATAACGCACTCCTGCCTCCAACTTTCCACCTACCCCTGCCAGGACCGACCCTGGCCTTCTTGGTACTCAGCACACCTGCCATGTTTGACCGGGCCCTCAAACCTTTCCTGCAGAGCTGCCGCCTCCAACACCCGATTGACCCTGTGGACCAGTGTGTGGCCTACCACTTGGGCCGCGTTAGAGAGGTGAGCAAGGCTCATATATTCCCCCAGCTTCCAAGCCTGTAGCCGCTTCCAGCTCTTTTTTAAGCTCAGTGCAGGACTAGAGCTACATAGAGCCAAGAGCCACTTCCCAGATAGGATATCCTAAAGCCATCCCTGATACTGTGATCTCTCCCCATTCTGCTTCATTTTACCCGTTTCAGCTCCCTTCTTCTAGCAGACCCCCAGgtctggaataaatctcaccctACTCTGATGGTCAATTAATTACATGAACCTCAAACCAGACTTTCCTTGGCCTCCAAGTGAAATAGGAATAAGCCTAGCATCCCCTAAGCATCTCTCACCTGTCTTAGCCCTAGACTGGAAGTTTTGTGCTGTCTTTGGGGCCTTTTGAGGACAGAACAGTATttcccccctacacacacacacacacacacacaaaatacacataCATTGGATCTCCCCAAAGCTGCGCCAGGTCTTCCTCCACACTGGGACTCTGGAAGGCAGAGACCAGTCACCccttataataaatttttttttaagatttatttagagagagtgcaaggaggggcagagggagagagtcttaggCGGACTttgtgctgagggtggagcctgacacacggggctcagtct
This genomic window contains:
- the CCDC163 gene encoding LOW QUALITY PROTEIN: transmembrane protein CCDC163 (The sequence of the model RefSeq protein was modified relative to this genomic sequence to represent the inferred CDS: deleted 2 bases in 1 codon; substituted 2 bases at 2 genomic stop codons), which translates into the protein MSRSLSWFEHLDALLNATDGNVARIKFWVXGHSELIGLCTCFFCSSDCILLESPQQETWLGPGFPFITCLHSLVSKPQPWALETPFVPERLSWAETQRAASLWDEVTILRSQLQSQAQVTEALRQAVQGLLEEREQQKYQICALEASLRLLQGGPEQRALLLEQRLEELRRELQGLQSQVQEQAQAQIQTGPRKCSASSGLHQELQNERQLLWEESELLWEELKLLWDQLSQHQELLLKQMAEGQQAXAHSWKISRGAHFLNWSPAAYSSRPRALSRRTSSLRASQCS